A single region of the Mesotoga sp. BH458_6_3_2_1 genome encodes:
- a CDS encoding ABC transporter substrate-binding protein, with amino-acid sequence MKRMTTVLLLLILAVAGLGSVTLTFWHSMSDYQKPIIDKLVADFNKAHKDITVRAMFQGSYDDTVTKLKTALLTGKGPDVAQVNIEHIQIFSKDGSLQNLTDLIGGDSSLSPEDFVDSFWQTIIRDGNPYALPFNISALMLYYNKDHFKAAGLDPERPPRNWEELEEYARKLTVRKPGDSRPSQYGLLWGVDAMFYQFEPLVWQNCGEIFNEQMTECIINSSEGIEALETWRRWFSEGLSPADLTIDEGIQSFTMGRISMGPMTSGGIRYALENIPWSLGVAPLPEGRQKATTLGGGSLAIMAGLSEEKLQAAWTFIKWMVSEKNTLFWYEGTGYMPVLKSAMSSLEIQLIWQRFPQLKAPIDSIEFARARPVHTNIIEIRNILYNAVEQVRKGVSEPKPAFDDAVTKVDELLE; translated from the coding sequence ATGAAAAGAATGACTACGGTGCTTTTGCTGTTAATACTAGCAGTTGCTGGCCTCGGGTCCGTAACTCTCACATTCTGGCATTCGATGTCGGATTATCAGAAGCCGATCATCGACAAGCTTGTTGCGGATTTCAACAAGGCTCACAAAGACATCACGGTAAGGGCAATGTTTCAGGGATCCTACGATGATACTGTTACAAAGCTAAAGACGGCTCTTCTCACCGGGAAGGGACCGGATGTTGCTCAGGTCAACATAGAGCATATTCAGATCTTTTCCAAAGATGGTTCTTTACAGAATCTTACTGATCTGATCGGCGGCGACTCTTCTTTGAGTCCAGAGGACTTTGTCGATAGTTTCTGGCAGACGATAATTCGTGACGGCAACCCTTACGCTCTTCCATTTAACATAAGTGCACTGATGCTGTATTACAACAAAGATCACTTCAAGGCGGCCGGACTAGATCCTGAAAGACCACCTCGGAACTGGGAGGAGTTGGAGGAATATGCGCGAAAGCTGACAGTCAGAAAGCCTGGTGATTCAAGGCCTTCACAGTATGGTCTCTTGTGGGGTGTTGACGCAATGTTCTACCAGTTTGAACCACTGGTCTGGCAGAATTGCGGAGAGATCTTCAATGAGCAAATGACCGAGTGTATTATCAATTCTTCTGAGGGAATTGAGGCTCTGGAAACGTGGCGGAGATGGTTTAGTGAAGGCCTTTCTCCTGCTGATCTAACTATTGATGAAGGAATACAGTCCTTCACAATGGGGAGAATCTCGATGGGCCCCATGACGAGTGGAGGAATTCGTTACGCTCTCGAGAACATACCCTGGAGTCTAGGGGTGGCTCCTCTACCTGAAGGCAGACAGAAGGCCACAACGCTTGGAGGAGGATCTCTTGCCATCATGGCCGGACTCTCAGAAGAGAAGCTTCAGGCAGCCTGGACCTTCATCAAATGGATGGTTTCAGAGAAGAACACATTGTTCTGGTACGAGGGAACGGGATACATGCCGGTTCTGAAGTCTGCAATGAGTTCTCTTGAGATACAGCTGATCTGGCAGCGCTTCCCGCAGTTAAAGGCTCCTATAGACTCGATAGAATTTGCCAGAGCCAGACCGGTTCACACAAATATCATTGAGATCAGGAACATTCTTTACAACGCTGTTGAGCAGGTAAGAAAAGGGGTTTCAGAGCCAAAACCGGCTTTCGATGATGCAGTGACGAAAGTCGACGAGTTGCTCGAGTGA
- a CDS encoding anaerobic ribonucleoside-triphosphate reductase activating protein gives MNFAGMERVSLVDYPGKVALTLFTSSCNFDCSYCHNPELKEMVEEKVGESEVFEYLDKRAALIDAVVITGGEPTLRADDLIPFVESLKAQFPAVLVKLDTNGWNSDILREFLDIIDYVAVDLKSLDYEQFSTVNLKQIQKSIELVKTFSTHEIRITMFPPYVPEKDFEELARMCSGASLVSVQQYRPVAGFCESPPYSDSVLGQFADLISGYVQNVSVRK, from the coding sequence ATGAATTTCGCAGGAATGGAGAGGGTCAGTCTAGTGGACTATCCGGGCAAAGTAGCCCTGACACTGTTTACCTCAAGCTGTAATTTCGACTGTTCTTATTGCCACAATCCCGAACTAAAAGAAATGGTTGAGGAGAAAGTCGGTGAATCGGAGGTCTTCGAATACCTTGACAAAAGGGCAGCTCTCATAGATGCGGTTGTTATTACCGGGGGAGAGCCGACACTAAGGGCAGACGATCTGATCCCTTTTGTTGAAAGTCTGAAAGCCCAATTTCCGGCTGTACTGGTTAAACTCGACACCAATGGATGGAATTCAGATATTCTCAGGGAGTTCCTAGACATCATCGACTATGTCGCTGTCGATCTCAAGTCTTTGGACTATGAGCAGTTCTCTACTGTAAATCTGAAGCAAATTCAGAAAAGCATTGAGTTGGTAAAAACTTTCTCCACTCATGAGATAAGGATCACAATGTTTCCACCTTACGTTCCTGAAAAGGATTTCGAAGAGCTTGCGAGAATGTGCAGCGGAGCGTCGTTGGTTTCAGTTCAGCAGTATAGACCGGTAGCCGGGTTTTGCGAATCGCCACCTTATTCGGATTCAGTGTTAGGACAATTCGCCGACTTGATCTCTGGATATGTGCAGAACGTTTCCGTTAGAAAGTAG